A DNA window from Heterodontus francisci isolate sHetFra1 chromosome 49, sHetFra1.hap1, whole genome shotgun sequence contains the following coding sequences:
- the LOC137358431 gene encoding PRA1 family protein 2-like, producing the protein MARSAEVQLPPLRTLDDFVRCSARFSLPDLKDPLRWNNRVINNLLYYQTNYLATGAALLLLVGYIEPLKTLLGGAVVTLLFLGFVWSAENKAVIRRLRRNHPTPCLLAILVASYCLLSLIGGVAVFLFGITFPMLLIIIHASLRLRNLKNKIENKIESIGLKRTPMGILLEALGQEQEAGS; encoded by the exons ATGGCTCGTAGCGCTGAGGTGCAGTTGCCACCGCTCCGCACGCTCGATGACTTCGTCCGCTGCTCGGCCCGCTTCAGCCTGCCGGACCTGAAGGACCCGCTGAGGTGGAACAACCGGGTGATCAACAACCTGCTCTACTACCAGACCAATTACCTGGCAACGGGCGCCGCTCTGCTCCTGCTGGTCGG GTACATCGAGCCACTGAAGACTCTGCTGGGAGGGGCGGTGGTTACCCTGCTCTTCCTGGGTTTCGTGTGGTCGGCAGAGAACAAGGCAGTGATCCGGAGGCTGCGCAGGAACCACCCAACCCCTTGTCTCCTGGCTATCCTGGTGGCCAGCTACTGCTTGCTCTCTCTCATTGGGGGTGTCGCTGTCTTCCTATTTGGAATCACCTTCCCCATGCTGC TGATTATAATCCACGCTTCTCTGCGCCTGCGTAACCTCAAGAACAAAATTGAGAACAAGATTGAGAGCATCGGGCTGAAGAGGACACCCATGGGAATTCTGTTGGAAGCCCTGGGACAGGAGCAAGAGGCTGGATCCTAA